The following proteins come from a genomic window of Denitromonas sp.:
- a CDS encoding putative selenate ABC transporter substrate-binding protein: MDRAPTVEDKESTMMQLSMRRALLRALTAAGLAFALPASPVFAADTLRVSAIPDESPTELQRKFEPLGKYLERQLGMPVKFVPVTDYAAVVEALGAGKVDLAWLGGFTYVQAKLRTNGTAVPLVQREEDARFTSKFITASDDIKTFADLKGKRFAFGSPSSTSGHLMPRFFLGKEGITPDTDFANVAFSGAHDATAAFVAAGKVDAGALNASVWDKLVASGKVDTTKVRVFATTPPYFDYNWTVRGDLDAGLQAKIKAAFLALDPANAEHKAILDLQRAARFIPTEPANYDGIESAARAAGLLK, encoded by the coding sequence ATGGATCGCGCCCCGACGGTTGAAGACAAGGAATCCACCATGATGCAGTTGTCGATGCGTCGCGCCCTGTTGCGCGCGCTCACCGCTGCCGGTCTCGCCTTCGCGCTGCCGGCATCCCCCGTATTCGCGGCTGACACCCTTCGCGTGTCGGCCATCCCCGACGAATCGCCGACCGAACTGCAACGCAAGTTCGAGCCGCTGGGCAAGTATCTCGAACGGCAGCTGGGCATGCCGGTCAAGTTCGTGCCGGTGACCGACTACGCCGCCGTGGTCGAAGCGCTCGGCGCCGGCAAGGTCGACCTGGCCTGGCTGGGCGGCTTCACCTATGTGCAGGCCAAGCTGCGCACCAATGGCACCGCCGTGCCGCTGGTCCAGCGCGAAGAAGATGCCCGCTTCACCTCCAAGTTCATCACCGCCAGCGACGACATCAAGACTTTTGCCGACCTCAAGGGCAAGCGCTTTGCCTTCGGCTCGCCGTCGTCCACCTCCGGTCACCTGATGCCGCGCTTCTTCCTGGGCAAGGAAGGCATCACGCCCGACACCGATTTTGCCAACGTGGCCTTCTCCGGCGCCCATGACGCCACCGCCGCCTTCGTTGCGGCCGGCAAGGTTGACGCCGGCGCGCTCAACGCCTCGGTGTGGGACAAGCTCGTGGCCAGCGGCAAGGTCGACACCACCAAGGTGCGCGTGTTTGCCACCACGCCGCCGTACTTCGACTACAACTGGACGGTGCGCGGCGACCTCGACGCCGGCCTGCAGGCCAAGATCAAGGCCGCCTTCCTGGCGCTTGACCCGGCAAACGCCGAGCACAAGGCCATCCTCGATCTGCAACGCGCCGCGCGTTTCATCCCGACCGAGCCGGCCAACTACGACGGCATCGAATCCGCCGCCCGCGCCGCTGGCCTGCTCAAGTAA
- a CDS encoding phosphonate ABC transporter ATP-binding protein: protein MISLAALSVAYADGRHALDGIDLSIAPGERVALIGPSGAGKTTLLRVIGANLRPTAGLVQLDGVDPWGLSMRALRSLRARIGKMHQAPPIPPRQRVVTAVLAGRLGQWPLWRAMASLVYPLDIAGARAALEPLGLAERLFDRCDQLSGGQLQRVALARLFYQQPQFVLADEPVSALDPALARAVAVALNDDARRRGVTLIASLHAVDLALSEFSRVIGLRDGRVVFDRPAAQIGPGDIDALYAGTAAGESAPVAAPAPRPRLTRCA, encoded by the coding sequence GTGATCTCGCTCGCCGCTCTCAGCGTGGCCTATGCCGATGGCCGGCACGCGCTCGACGGGATTGACCTGTCGATCGCGCCCGGCGAGCGGGTGGCGCTGATCGGCCCCTCCGGCGCCGGCAAGACCACCTTGCTGCGCGTGATCGGCGCCAACCTGCGGCCGACGGCGGGGCTGGTTCAGCTCGATGGCGTCGACCCCTGGGGCCTGAGCATGCGTGCGTTGCGAAGTCTGCGCGCGCGCATTGGCAAGATGCACCAGGCCCCGCCGATTCCGCCGCGCCAGCGTGTCGTCACCGCCGTACTGGCCGGACGCCTGGGGCAATGGCCGCTGTGGCGTGCCATGGCATCGCTGGTCTATCCGCTGGACATCGCCGGTGCCCGTGCCGCGCTCGAACCGCTCGGCCTGGCCGAGCGCCTGTTCGACCGCTGCGACCAGCTCTCCGGCGGGCAGTTGCAGCGCGTGGCGCTGGCCCGGCTGTTCTACCAGCAGCCGCAGTTCGTGCTGGCCGACGAGCCGGTCTCCGCGCTCGACCCCGCGCTGGCCCGCGCCGTGGCCGTGGCGCTCAATGATGACGCCCGGCGCCGCGGCGTGACGCTCATCGCCAGCCTGCACGCGGTCGATCTGGCCTTGTCCGAATTCTCGCGGGTGATCGGCCTGCGCGACGGCCGCGTGGTCTTCGACCGGCCGGCCGCCCAGATCGGCCCGGGCGACATCGACGCCTTGTATGCCGGTACCGCCGCGGGTGAGTCGGCCCCCGTCGCCGCGCCCGCCCCGCGCCCGCGGCTGACGCGCTGCGCATGA
- a CDS encoding ABC transporter permease: MSTVVRDPAARGRATALVLGLCLLWPLLQIAEFNPTVLLAPGNLATLGGFLVTFLPPATDADFLGLLAAATVDTLAIATVGIALALLIAVPLALLATRSLSIGRLDARLHPVSEAVRVGARGLTLVLRGVPELVWALVFVRIFGLGPAAGVAALAITYGGMLAKVYSEILESTDLTPARALLAAGSGRLGALGYGLLPVASDELVSYTVYRWECAVRASVVMGFVGAGGLGQLMDQSMKMLNGGEACSILITFLLLVMAADALSAWLRRQVR, from the coding sequence ATGAGTACCGTGGTGCGTGATCCGGCCGCCCGCGGTCGGGCCACCGCGTTGGTGCTCGGCCTGTGCCTGTTGTGGCCGCTGCTGCAGATCGCCGAGTTCAACCCGACCGTGCTGCTGGCGCCGGGTAACCTCGCCACGCTCGGGGGCTTTCTCGTCACCTTCCTGCCCCCGGCCACCGATGCCGACTTCCTTGGCTTGCTGGCCGCCGCCACCGTGGACACCCTGGCGATTGCCACCGTCGGCATTGCGCTGGCCCTGCTGATCGCCGTGCCGCTGGCGCTGCTGGCCACCCGCAGCCTGTCGATTGGCCGGCTCGATGCGCGCCTGCACCCCGTCTCCGAAGCCGTCCGCGTGGGCGCGCGCGGCCTCACGCTGGTGTTGCGCGGTGTGCCCGAGCTGGTGTGGGCGCTGGTCTTCGTGCGCATCTTCGGCCTGGGTCCGGCGGCGGGCGTGGCTGCGCTGGCGATCACCTATGGCGGCATGCTGGCCAAGGTGTACTCGGAAATTCTCGAATCCACCGACCTCACGCCAGCGCGCGCGCTGCTCGCCGCAGGCAGCGGCCGCCTCGGGGCGCTCGGCTATGGCTTGCTGCCGGTAGCGTCGGACGAACTGGTGTCCTACACCGTCTATCGCTGGGAATGCGCGGTTCGTGCCTCGGTGGTGATGGGTTTCGTCGGCGCTGGCGGGCTGGGCCAGTTGATGGACCAATCGATGAAGATGCTCAACGGCGGCGAGGCCTGCAGCATCCTGATCACCTTCCTGCTGTTGGTGATGGCAGCCGACGCCCTGAGCGCCTGGTTGCGCCGGCAGGTGCGCTGA
- the phnE gene encoding phosphonate ABC transporter, permease protein PhnE has protein sequence MLAGRLPYRGVLITAGVLAAVLASVWRLDLVAAFAEGANSLGELIGFLQRFAAPDLAPAFLAKVGQGAIETLAISLIGTLLAVVGGVLLALPASGRFGRSGQAAARFCLNLLRSVPELVWATLTVLAAGLGPFAGTLALALHTAGVLGRLYAEALENAPPAPAAALRGAGSGAVAAFLYGTLPAVAPQWVAYGLYRWEMNIRMAAILGFVGAGGLGAQLYYALSLFHESQAATLIIAMLLLSLAVDAMSGWLRRRLVTA, from the coding sequence ATGCTCGCCGGGCGACTGCCGTATCGCGGTGTGCTCATCACGGCTGGCGTGCTGGCGGCGGTGCTCGCCAGCGTGTGGCGGCTCGATCTCGTCGCCGCGTTTGCCGAAGGCGCCAACAGCCTGGGTGAGCTGATCGGCTTCCTGCAGCGCTTTGCCGCGCCGGATCTGGCGCCGGCCTTTCTCGCCAAGGTGGGGCAGGGCGCCATCGAAACGCTGGCGATATCCTTGATCGGTACGCTGCTCGCGGTGGTTGGCGGCGTGCTGCTCGCGCTGCCGGCCAGCGGCCGCTTCGGCCGCAGTGGCCAGGCCGCGGCGCGCTTCTGTCTCAACCTGCTGCGTTCGGTGCCCGAGCTGGTGTGGGCCACGCTCACCGTCCTGGCCGCCGGCCTTGGCCCCTTTGCCGGCACGCTGGCCCTCGCGCTGCACACTGCTGGCGTGCTCGGGCGCCTCTACGCCGAAGCCCTGGAGAACGCCCCCCCGGCGCCAGCGGCGGCCCTGCGTGGTGCTGGCAGCGGCGCGGTCGCCGCTTTCCTGTACGGCACCTTGCCCGCGGTCGCACCGCAGTGGGTGGCCTACGGCTTGTATCGCTGGGAGATGAACATCCGCATGGCCGCCATCCTCGGCTTTGTTGGCGCCGGCGGGCTGGGGGCGCAGCTTTATTACGCGCTGTCGCTGTTCCATGAATCCCAGGCGGCGACGCTGATCATCGCCATGCTGTTGTTGTCCTTGGCGGTCGATGCGATGAGTGGCTGGCTGCGACGCCGACTGGTCACGGCATAG
- a CDS encoding VOC family protein, translating into MAIQPFHLAFPVDDLDASRRFYGDILGCPEGRSSDHWIDFDLFGHQIVAHLAPGRSGRQASNAVDGDDVPVPHFGVVLNMTDFDALAARLKAAGVRFIIEPHIRFAGRPGEQATMFFLDPSGNALEFKAFADIGRLFAKQ; encoded by the coding sequence ATGGCCATCCAGCCGTTTCACCTTGCCTTCCCCGTCGATGATCTCGACGCCTCCCGCCGGTTCTATGGTGACATCCTGGGCTGTCCCGAAGGGCGCAGCTCGGACCACTGGATCGACTTCGACCTCTTCGGCCACCAGATCGTCGCCCACCTGGCGCCGGGGCGCAGCGGCCGGCAGGCCAGCAATGCGGTCGATGGCGACGATGTACCGGTGCCGCATTTCGGCGTCGTCCTCAACATGACCGACTTTGACGCCCTGGCTGCGCGCCTCAAGGCGGCCGGCGTGCGCTTCATCATCGAACCGCACATCCGCTTCGCCGGCCGGCCCGGCGAGCAGGCCACCATGTTCTTCCTCGATCCGTCGGGGAATGCGCTGGAATTCAAGGCGTTTGCCGATATCGGGCGTTTGTTCGCCAAGCAGTGA
- a CDS encoding YbaK/EbsC family protein, with protein sequence MKPAQHPTALRTAQLLSNAGIDTQVVEFEQPTRTSAEAAAAIGCSVAEIAKSIVFRGTASGQAVVVVASGDNRVSEAKVADAVGEALARADADFVRSATGYAIGGVAPLGHAQPVKLLLDEDLQRFETVWAAAGTPFSVFRLTPAQLKALTGCEWGDVRL encoded by the coding sequence ATGAAGCCAGCCCAACACCCCACCGCCTTGCGCACGGCGCAATTGCTCAGCAACGCCGGTATCGACACGCAGGTGGTCGAGTTTGAACAGCCCACCCGCACCAGCGCCGAGGCCGCCGCAGCCATTGGCTGTTCGGTGGCGGAAATCGCCAAATCCATCGTGTTCCGTGGCACGGCCAGCGGGCAGGCGGTGGTCGTGGTGGCCAGTGGCGACAACCGGGTGAGCGAAGCCAAGGTGGCCGATGCGGTCGGTGAGGCGCTGGCCCGCGCCGATGCCGATTTCGTGCGCAGCGCCACCGGCTACGCCATCGGCGGCGTGGCGCCGCTCGGCCATGCGCAGCCGGTCAAGCTTTTGCTCGACGAAGACCTGCAACGCTTCGAGACGGTGTGGGCGGCAGCCGGCACGCCGTTTTCGGTGTTCCGGCTCACCCCGGCGCAGTTGAAAGCGCTGACCGGGTGTGAGTGGGGCGACGTGCGGCTGTAG
- a CDS encoding alpha/beta hydrolase has product MLDHKLFYFLAGLVLGLSLAFGPAAVKRMAAWLDGPDRVDVYHSADGHDLHLHVFEAQGARPAAGFPALLLFHGGAWQYGSAAAFFPQCRVLAAQGVTCISAEYRIASRHGTDPRAAVADARAAFAYVWRHAGALGIDPERIAAGGGSSGGHLAAMLGVAGAADVRPAALVLYNPMLDLSPGRPDHHLVAAFWQAVSPYHRVDAATPPSLILLGTEDKEVPVATAQAFCDAVRAQGGHCELAVYEGAGHGFFNLRDNDRGHFDATNARVVDFLTAMGWLRP; this is encoded by the coding sequence ATGCTCGATCACAAGCTGTTCTACTTCTTGGCCGGCCTGGTGCTCGGGCTGTCTCTGGCCTTCGGTCCGGCGGCGGTGAAGCGGATGGCTGCGTGGCTCGACGGGCCGGATCGGGTCGATGTCTATCACTCGGCCGACGGTCACGACCTGCACCTGCATGTCTTTGAGGCGCAGGGCGCGAGGCCGGCGGCGGGGTTTCCGGCGTTGTTGCTGTTCCATGGCGGGGCGTGGCAGTACGGTAGTGCAGCGGCGTTCTTTCCGCAGTGCCGTGTCCTTGCGGCGCAGGGGGTGACCTGCATCAGTGCCGAGTACCGGATTGCGTCGCGGCACGGCACCGACCCGCGGGCGGCGGTGGCGGATGCGCGCGCCGCCTTTGCCTATGTGTGGCGCCATGCGGGGGCCCTCGGGATTGACCCGGAACGCATCGCGGCGGGCGGTGGTTCGTCGGGCGGACATCTGGCGGCCATGCTCGGCGTGGCCGGCGCGGCGGATGTCCGGCCAGCGGCGCTGGTGCTGTACAACCCGATGCTTGACCTGTCGCCGGGGCGGCCGGACCATCATCTGGTGGCCGCGTTCTGGCAGGCGGTGTCGCCCTATCACCGCGTTGATGCAGCGACGCCGCCAAGCCTGATTCTGCTCGGAACCGAAGACAAGGAGGTGCCGGTGGCGACGGCGCAGGCGTTCTGCGATGCGGTGAGGGCCCAGGGTGGCCACTGTGAGTTGGCGGTGTACGAGGGCGCGGGGCACGGATTTTTCAACCTGCGGGACAATGACCGTGGGCATTTCGATGCGACCAATGCGCGGGTCGTGGACTTTCTGACGGCCATGGGCTGGCTGCGTCCTTGA
- a CDS encoding GNAT family N-acetyltransferase, whose product MNPILDNIAWHTLSGRHAGFSAGTVSVRRYAAGFSPIIAFADVGQPDLAALKPFCNGGEHFYCADWAGVVPAGWRLEAEARMFRMVWAGAVPAADEPAGEAIVPLTAAHAESAVALATLTNPGPFGPRTIELGDYIGCFDGGRLVAMAGERMHAGLFHEISGVCTDPGFQGRGLARRLMLALIRRQMQRGERPFLHVMSNNTTAHGLYLRMGFEDYREVPVRVISRL is encoded by the coding sequence ATGAATCCGATACTCGACAATATTGCCTGGCACACGCTGTCGGGACGGCACGCCGGATTTTCGGCCGGCACGGTGTCGGTGCGCCGTTATGCGGCCGGGTTTTCACCAATCATCGCCTTCGCCGATGTGGGGCAACCCGATCTGGCCGCACTCAAGCCGTTCTGCAATGGGGGTGAGCATTTCTATTGTGCGGACTGGGCGGGTGTGGTGCCTGCGGGTTGGCGACTGGAGGCGGAGGCCCGCATGTTCCGCATGGTGTGGGCGGGCGCGGTGCCGGCGGCGGATGAACCGGCCGGCGAGGCCATCGTGCCGCTCACGGCAGCACACGCCGAGTCGGCGGTGGCGCTCGCCACGCTCACCAACCCCGGCCCGTTCGGCCCGCGCACCATCGAACTGGGTGACTACATCGGCTGCTTCGACGGCGGCCGTCTGGTGGCGATGGCGGGCGAGCGCATGCACGCCGGGCTGTTTCACGAGATCAGCGGGGTGTGCACGGATCCGGGCTTCCAGGGCCGGGGGCTGGCGCGGCGCTTGATGCTGGCCTTGATCCGCCGTCAGATGCAGCGCGGCGAACGCCCGTTCCTGCATGTGATGAGCAACAACACGACCGCGCACGGGCTGTATCTGCGGATGGGCTTCGAGGACTATCGTGAGGTGCCGGTGCGGGTGATTTCGCGGCTGTAG
- a CDS encoding nitric oxide reductase activation protein NorD, translated as MEEYVGDLWHKFITRSARRDYPDAIVHLEEIEKTAGVLFRALGGDPGLRVAAAAEVEHGGRRRWLARIAHVEDRVAHATRDAETLSLPPSLSLFPERAANRDLYLWLIAQAAATGRASGDWLVANQQATLFTLQRYPGFEARYRRLVDACLALRIPPEKLPKDEAAVETAIRQALNEPGSVGPLPASRRPPQPVPMWLYPSPAQIDRRTRPDDAENTAQDPDDEHGKTVDAAQQRQQATREDMPDGKDGFILPFRAESLVSWAEYVKVNRGLDEDPEEDAAKAAPDMDKLAIARDGKTLASRVRFDLDLPSAAADDIPLQSGILLPEWDWKKRTLKKDQCRLDLLDARDAPPIDVPERLRKPVRKVRQQLEALAPSRRWFKNQPDGSELDVDACVRTWSDRRAGHTDNAFGNYLKLERHERDMACLVLADLSLSTDAWVSDHARVIDVIRDSLTLFSEALGATGDRFALYGFSSLRRENIRFHQIKTFEEKHGPATLGRIAALKPGYYTRMGAAIRYASRILEKQPNALRLMLILSDGKPNDLDQYDSRYGIEDTRMSLIEARNAGLKPFCVTIDKEGEGYLPHLFGPAGFTVIRKPEELPSRLPMLYAQLTAM; from the coding sequence ATGGAAGAATACGTCGGCGACCTCTGGCACAAGTTCATCACCCGCAGCGCCCGGCGCGACTACCCGGATGCCATTGTGCACCTGGAAGAGATCGAGAAGACCGCCGGCGTGCTGTTTCGCGCCCTCGGCGGCGACCCCGGCCTGCGCGTGGCCGCCGCGGCCGAAGTCGAGCACGGCGGCCGCCGCCGCTGGCTGGCGCGCATCGCCCATGTCGAAGACCGCGTCGCCCATGCCACCCGCGACGCCGAAACCCTCAGCCTGCCGCCCAGCCTGTCGCTGTTTCCCGAACGCGCCGCCAATCGCGACCTCTACCTGTGGCTGATCGCCCAGGCCGCCGCCACCGGTCGCGCCAGTGGCGACTGGCTGGTCGCCAACCAGCAGGCCACGCTGTTTACGCTGCAACGCTACCCGGGCTTCGAGGCGCGCTACCGGCGCCTCGTCGACGCCTGCCTGGCGCTGCGCATCCCGCCCGAAAAGCTGCCCAAGGACGAAGCCGCGGTCGAGACCGCCATCCGCCAGGCGCTGAACGAACCCGGCAGCGTCGGCCCGCTGCCCGCCAGCCGCCGCCCGCCGCAGCCGGTGCCGATGTGGCTCTATCCCTCGCCGGCACAGATCGACCGGCGCACCCGCCCCGACGACGCCGAGAACACCGCGCAGGATCCGGACGACGAGCACGGCAAGACCGTCGACGCCGCCCAGCAGCGCCAGCAGGCCACGCGCGAAGACATGCCCGACGGCAAGGACGGCTTCATCCTGCCCTTCCGCGCCGAAAGCCTCGTTTCCTGGGCCGAATACGTGAAGGTCAATCGCGGCCTCGACGAAGACCCCGAAGAAGACGCCGCCAAGGCCGCGCCCGACATGGACAAGCTCGCCATCGCCCGCGACGGCAAGACCCTCGCCTCGCGCGTGCGCTTCGACCTCGACCTGCCCTCGGCCGCCGCCGACGACATCCCCCTGCAAAGCGGCATCCTGCTGCCCGAGTGGGACTGGAAAAAGCGCACGCTCAAGAAAGACCAGTGCCGGCTCGACCTGCTCGACGCCCGCGACGCCCCGCCCATCGACGTCCCCGAGCGCCTGCGCAAGCCGGTGCGCAAGGTCCGCCAGCAGCTCGAAGCCCTCGCCCCCTCGCGCCGCTGGTTCAAGAACCAGCCCGACGGCTCGGAGCTGGACGTCGACGCCTGCGTGCGCACCTGGTCCGACCGCCGCGCCGGCCACACCGACAACGCCTTTGGCAACTACCTCAAGCTGGAGCGCCACGAGCGCGACATGGCCTGCCTGGTACTGGCCGACCTGTCGCTGTCCACCGATGCCTGGGTCAGCGACCACGCCCGCGTCATCGACGTAATCCGCGACAGCCTCACCCTGTTCTCCGAGGCCCTCGGCGCCACCGGCGACCGCTTCGCGCTATATGGCTTCTCCAGCCTGCGGCGCGAGAACATCCGCTTCCACCAGATCAAGACCTTCGAAGAAAAGCATGGCCCCGCCACGCTCGGACGCATCGCCGCGCTCAAGCCCGGCTACTACACCCGCATGGGCGCCGCCATCCGCTACGCCAGCCGCATCCTCGAGAAACAGCCCAACGCCCTGCGCCTGATGCTGATCCTCTCCGACGGCAAGCCCAACGACCTCGACCAGTACGACAGCCGCTACGGCATCGAGGACACGCGGATGAGCCTCATCGAAGCGCGCAACGCCGGCCTCAAGCCCTTCTGCGTCACCATCGACAAGGAAGGCGAAGGCTACCTGCCCCACCTCTTCGGCCCCGCCGGTTTCACCGTCATCCGCAAACCTGAGGAACTGCCGTCGCGGCTACCGATGCTGTACGCACAACTGACGGCGATGTAG
- a CDS encoding 4Fe-4S binding protein produces MPDQQYHPHARDSRCPPGGLLSALGRPGGTEGPHPVIPILPASATAPDGGRQRARLWAQVGFFVLFVLAPVFDLLRYDLVAGHAWFLGMEWRVGLADYSAGQIGLGQLWINIGLKIFLPILGAGAALIWVSWKWGRLYCGWLCPHFSVVETINQLMRRATAKPSIWEKRRLPTREPDGTTWRADPRWWLITVPLAIGFAFVWAVVLLTYLLPPFEVYGNLLAGTPTRNQFIFITAGTVVLSAEFLFARHLFCRFACAVGLFQSLAWMGNRDAMVVGFERQRGADCNDCYSACDHVCPMRLKPRNIKRQMFTCTQCAQCVSACETTQKDNPNGPLLSWVSGEAARQNEAGLRAGGKVRL; encoded by the coding sequence ATGCCTGATCAGCAATACCACCCCCACGCTCGCGATTCTCGCTGCCCCCCGGGGGGGCTGCTCAGTGCCTTGGGGCGGCCCGGCGGCACTGAGGGCCCGCACCCCGTCATCCCGATCCTGCCGGCCAGCGCAACCGCGCCCGATGGTGGCCGCCAGCGCGCCCGGCTGTGGGCGCAGGTGGGCTTCTTCGTCCTGTTTGTGCTGGCGCCGGTGTTCGACCTGCTGCGCTACGACCTGGTCGCCGGCCACGCCTGGTTCCTCGGCATGGAGTGGCGGGTCGGGCTGGCCGACTACAGCGCCGGGCAGATCGGCCTCGGGCAGCTGTGGATCAACATCGGCCTCAAGATCTTCCTGCCCATTCTCGGCGCCGGTGCGGCGCTGATCTGGGTATCCTGGAAATGGGGCCGGCTCTACTGTGGCTGGCTGTGCCCGCACTTTTCGGTGGTCGAGACCATCAACCAGCTCATGCGCCGCGCCACCGCCAAGCCCAGCATCTGGGAAAAGCGCCGCCTGCCCACGCGCGAACCCGACGGCACCACATGGCGCGCCGACCCGCGCTGGTGGCTCATCACCGTGCCGCTGGCCATCGGCTTTGCCTTTGTCTGGGCCGTGGTGCTGCTCACCTACCTGCTGCCGCCCTTCGAGGTGTACGGCAACCTGCTCGCCGGCACACCCACGCGCAACCAGTTCATCTTCATCACCGCCGGCACCGTGGTGCTGTCCGCCGAGTTTCTCTTCGCGCGGCACCTGTTCTGCCGCTTCGCCTGCGCCGTCGGCCTGTTCCAGTCGCTGGCCTGGATGGGCAATCGCGACGCCATGGTGGTCGGCTTCGAACGCCAGCGCGGCGCCGACTGCAACGACTGCTACTCGGCCTGCGACCATGTCTGCCCGATGCGCCTCAAGCCGCGCAACATCAAGCGCCAGATGTTCACCTGCACCCAGTGCGCGCAGTGTGTCAGCGCCTGTGAGACCACGCAGAAAGACAACCCCAACGGCCCGCTGCTGTCCTGGGTCAGCGGCGAAGCCGCGCGTCAAAACGAAGCCGGCCTGCGTGCCGGCGGCAAGGTAAGGCTCTAA
- a CDS encoding CbbQ/NirQ/NorQ/GpvN family protein, translating to MDTRVNTDLPFYEASGNEIELFEHAWKNRLPLLIKGPTGVGKTRFVAHMAARLGLPLYTVACHDDLTAADLVGRHLIGDGETVWCDGPLTRAVREGGICYLDEVVEARKDTTVVLHPLADDRRVLPIDRTGETLEAPPGFMLVISYNPGYQNFLKGLKPSTRQRFVSLRFDFPSAEREQSVLVGEAGCDPMLATQLVNIGRSLRALKDVDLEEVVSTRLLVYAATLIREGLDPVEACRATIVESLTDDTETGEALMEVVSATFGR from the coding sequence ATGGATACCCGCGTGAACACCGACCTGCCGTTCTACGAAGCCTCCGGCAACGAAATCGAACTCTTCGAGCACGCCTGGAAGAACCGCCTGCCCCTGCTCATCAAGGGCCCGACCGGGGTCGGCAAGACGCGCTTCGTGGCCCACATGGCCGCCCGCCTCGGCCTGCCGCTGTACACCGTGGCCTGCCATGACGACCTCACCGCCGCCGACCTGGTCGGCCGCCACCTCATCGGTGACGGCGAAACCGTGTGGTGCGACGGCCCGCTGACCCGCGCCGTGCGCGAGGGCGGCATCTGCTATCTCGATGAAGTGGTCGAGGCGCGCAAGGACACCACCGTGGTGCTCCACCCGCTGGCCGACGACCGCCGCGTGCTGCCCATCGACCGCACCGGCGAAACACTCGAGGCGCCCCCGGGCTTCATGCTGGTGATCAGCTACAACCCCGGCTACCAGAACTTCCTCAAGGGCCTCAAGCCCTCGACCCGCCAGCGCTTCGTCAGCCTGCGCTTCGACTTCCCCTCCGCCGAGCGCGAGCAAAGCGTGCTGGTCGGCGAAGCCGGCTGCGACCCGATGCTCGCCACCCAGCTGGTCAACATCGGCCGCAGCCTGCGCGCGCTCAAGGATGTCGACCTCGAAGAAGTCGTCTCCACCCGATTGCTGGTCTACGCCGCCACGCTGATCCGCGAAGGGCTCGACCCCGTCGAAGCCTGCCGCGCCACCATCGTCGAGAGCCTGACCGACGACACCGAGACCGGCGAAGCCCTGATGGAAGTCGTCTCGGCCACCTTCGGCCGCTGA
- a CDS encoding cytochrome C oxidase subunit IV family protein codes for MNPIIPARKLDLAFAILVVATIITWLIGEWWEGHDVLLPVMAGMLTLTFIKCRFVILDFMALRPVKFFWRGVVIGWVLLVLGLITLAYLISLP; via the coding sequence ATGAATCCGATCATCCCCGCCCGCAAGCTCGACCTCGCCTTCGCCATCCTCGTCGTCGCCACGATCATCACCTGGCTCATCGGCGAATGGTGGGAGGGCCACGACGTGCTGCTGCCCGTCATGGCCGGCATGCTTACGCTCACCTTCATCAAGTGCCGTTTCGTCATCCTCGATTTCATGGCTTTGCGTCCCGTCAAATTCTTCTGGCGCGGCGTCGTGATAGGGTGGGTGCTACTCGTGCTGGGGCTGATCACCCTCGCCTACCTGATCAGCCTGCCCTGA